The following coding sequences are from one Oncorhynchus nerka isolate Pitt River linkage group LG6, Oner_Uvic_2.0, whole genome shotgun sequence window:
- the LOC115130335 gene encoding protein CDV3 homolog — MADVETCGAAPEKSLDDFFAKRDKKKKKEKGGKGKEVPVGPTPIVLKKNKKEKEKSGTKNENQDAQPEKEDEEWKEFEAKEVDYSGLRLQALQISDEKEEEEYEEEVGEDGEIILVSGDKMSGPWNKSGAPPPAAASVEVEEVPESKPSGVYRPPGARLTTTKRGPNQGPPEIFSDTQFPSLGAGSKHVETRRDREMEKTFEVVKHKNRGREEGGSGASLQQLELGNQYAILGDK; from the exons ATGGCGGATGTAGAGACTTGTGGTGCTGCTCCGGAGAAGAGCCTGGATGATTTCTTTGCCAAGAGggataaaaagaagaagaaagaaaaggGAGGTAAGGGAAAAGAAGTTCCAGTTGGGCCCACACCAATTGTCTTGAAAAAGAACAAGAAGGAAAAGGAGAAGTCGGGCACGAAAAACGAAAATCAAGATGCGCAGCCGGAGaag GAGGATGAGGAGTGGAAGGAGTTTGAGGCGAAGGAGGTGGACTACAGCGGACTCAGGCTGCAGGCTCTCCAGATAAG TgatgagaaagaggaagaggagtatgAGGAGGAGGTCGGTGAAGATGGCGAGATCATCCTGGTCAGTGGAGACAAAATGTCTGGACCTTGGAACAAGTCTGGTGCCCCGCCACCTGCCGCTGCCTCTGTTG AGGTGGAAGAGGTGCCTGAGTCAAAGCCTTCTGGGGTGTACCGCCCCCCAGGGGCCCGACTGACCACTACCAAGCGTGGCCCCAACCAGGGGCCCCCTGAGATCTTCAGCGACACACAGTTCCCCTCACTCGGGGCCGGCTCCAAGCATGTTGAGACACGCAG agacagggagatggagaagacCTTTGAGGTGGTGAAGCACAAGAACCGTGGCCGAGAGGAAGGCGGCAGTGGGGCCTCCCTGCAGCAGTTGGAGCTCGGTAACCAGTACGCCATCTTGGGGGACAAGTAG